From Salvelinus fontinalis isolate EN_2023a chromosome 37, ASM2944872v1, whole genome shotgun sequence, the proteins below share one genomic window:
- the LOC129836391 gene encoding carbohydrate sulfotransferase 15-like isoform X1 produces the protein MPCLNDGDNSRRGLPSVLELRRVPLWSLGPLRSVRKVKVISFLLGLTLTFLIMASYILTWDKKGLMLTLSPFHLRTIVNPSSTLSHNLSSTKDYANIKLLVKCITSKLEFSPRKLPLLKDVINTDSHLFSVIPRQFLPNIKSPCWYEELSGKTKVDPYSKNLYAVRSKSFRTVCDYLRKHFQEHLYHSDDNKQYRLRCLPYFYIIGQPKCGTTDLFHRLLLHPEVKFTTMKEPHWWTRKRFGIIHLKDGLLERFPVEDYLDLFELAAYHIQEGILGNTSGDHSQRHIITGEASASTMWDNQAWSYLYNYRADGEPPFLAQDFIHAVQPNAKIIVMLRDPVERLYSDYLYFNMANKSVEDFDLRVSESLQLFEACLAENSVRSCVYNTSLSNAMTVRLNLGLYIVFLLDWLTVFQRDQILVLQLEDYAANLRLTIHKVFDFLNGLYLSRRRQLSPRDPCPTHGEQQTGAWAPCCPAPGTSSGSSTSHSTTNWP, from the exons ATGCCCTGTTTGAACGATGGGGATAACAGCCGCAGAGGCCTGCCCAGTGTCCTAGAGTTGAGGCGGGTTCCTCTATGGTCATTGGGGCCCCTGAGGAGTGTCAGAAAGGTCAAGGTTATCAGCTTCCTGCTAGGATTGACGTTGACCTTCCTCATCATGGCTTCTTACATCTTAACCTGGGATAAAAAGGGTCTGATGCTGACCCTGTCACCGTTCCACCTCAGGACTATAGTCAACCCAAGCAGCACCCTCTCCCATAACCTGTCTTCTACCAAGGACTACGCCAACATTAAGCTCCTGGTGAAGTGCATTACATCTAAGCTTGAGTTCAGCCCAAGGAAGCTGCCTCTTCTGAAGGACGTTATCAATACGGACTCTCAT TTGTTTTCCGTTATTCCTCGTCAGTTCCTACCCAATATCAAGAGTCCATGCTGGTATGAGGAGCTCTCTGGGAAAACCAAAGTGGATCCTTACAGTAAAAACTTGTATGCAGTTCGCTCTAAGAGTTTCCGGACTGTCTGTGACTACCTAAGGAAACATTTCCAGGAACACTTGTACCACAGTGACGACAACAAGCAATACCGCCTGCGCTGTCTGCCATATTTCTACATCATTGGCCAGCCGAAATGTGGTACAACGGACCTGTTTCACCGATTGCTGCTACACCCGGAGGTCAAGTTCACCACCATGAAAGAGCCCCACTGGTGGACAAGGAAAAGGTTTG GTATCATCCATCTTAAAGATGGCCTCCTAGAACGCTTCCCTGTGGAGGATTACCTGGACCTGTTTGAACTGGCTGCCTACCACATCCAGGAGGGAATACTGGGGAATACCTCTGGAGACCACAGCCAGCGACACATTATTACAG GTGAAGCAAGCGCATCCACAATGTGGGACAACCAAGCCTGGAGCTATCTCTATAACTACCGGGCAGATGGGGAGCCTCCTTTCCTGGCCCAGGACTTCATCCACGCAGTTCAGCCCAATGCTAAAATCATTGTCATGCTCAGAGACCCAGTAGAGAG GTTGTATTCAGACTACCTGTACTTCAACATGGCTAACAAGTCTGTGGAGGACTTTGACCTGAGGGTCTCAGAATCCCTACAGCTGTTTGAGGCTTGTTTAGCAGAAAACTCTGTGCGTTCCTGTGTCTACAACACTAGCCTCTCCAATGCCATGACG GTCAGACTGAACCTAGGACTGTATATTGTCTTCCTGCTGGACTGGTTGACCGTCTTCCAAAGAGATCAGATCCTAGTTCTGCAGTTAGAAGATTACGCTGCCAATCTGAGACTCACAATACATAAAGTCTTTGACTTCCTAAAT GGCCTTTATCTGAGCAGACGGAGGCAGCTCTCACCAAGAGACCCATGTCCAACACACGGAGAGCAGCAGACAGGAGCCTGGGCCCCATGCTGCCCAGCACCAGGGACCTCCTCAGGGAGTTCCACCAGCCATTCAACCACAAACTGGCCATAA
- the LOC129836391 gene encoding carbohydrate sulfotransferase 15-like isoform X2 — MPCLNDGDNSRRGLPSVLELRRVPLWSLGPLRSVRKVKVISFLLGLTLTFLIMASYILTWDKKGLMLTLSPFHLRTIVNPSSTLSHNLSSTKDYANIKLLVKCITSKLEFSPRKLPLLKDVINTDSHLFSVIPRQFLPNIKSPCWYEELSGKTKVDPYSKNLYAVRSKSFRTVCDYLRKHFQEHLYHSDDNKQYRLRCLPYFYIIGQPKCGTTDLFHRLLLHPEVKFTTMKEPHWWTRKRFGIIHLKDGLLERFPVEDYLDLFELAAYHIQEGILGNTSGDHSQRHIITGEASASTMWDNQAWSYLYNYRADGEPPFLAQDFIHAVQPNAKIIVMLRDPVERLYSDYLYFNMANKSVEDFDLRVSESLQLFEACLAENSVRSCVYNTSLSNAMTGLYLSRRRQLSPRDPCPTHGEQQTGAWAPCCPAPGTSSGSSTSHSTTNWP; from the exons ATGCCCTGTTTGAACGATGGGGATAACAGCCGCAGAGGCCTGCCCAGTGTCCTAGAGTTGAGGCGGGTTCCTCTATGGTCATTGGGGCCCCTGAGGAGTGTCAGAAAGGTCAAGGTTATCAGCTTCCTGCTAGGATTGACGTTGACCTTCCTCATCATGGCTTCTTACATCTTAACCTGGGATAAAAAGGGTCTGATGCTGACCCTGTCACCGTTCCACCTCAGGACTATAGTCAACCCAAGCAGCACCCTCTCCCATAACCTGTCTTCTACCAAGGACTACGCCAACATTAAGCTCCTGGTGAAGTGCATTACATCTAAGCTTGAGTTCAGCCCAAGGAAGCTGCCTCTTCTGAAGGACGTTATCAATACGGACTCTCAT TTGTTTTCCGTTATTCCTCGTCAGTTCCTACCCAATATCAAGAGTCCATGCTGGTATGAGGAGCTCTCTGGGAAAACCAAAGTGGATCCTTACAGTAAAAACTTGTATGCAGTTCGCTCTAAGAGTTTCCGGACTGTCTGTGACTACCTAAGGAAACATTTCCAGGAACACTTGTACCACAGTGACGACAACAAGCAATACCGCCTGCGCTGTCTGCCATATTTCTACATCATTGGCCAGCCGAAATGTGGTACAACGGACCTGTTTCACCGATTGCTGCTACACCCGGAGGTCAAGTTCACCACCATGAAAGAGCCCCACTGGTGGACAAGGAAAAGGTTTG GTATCATCCATCTTAAAGATGGCCTCCTAGAACGCTTCCCTGTGGAGGATTACCTGGACCTGTTTGAACTGGCTGCCTACCACATCCAGGAGGGAATACTGGGGAATACCTCTGGAGACCACAGCCAGCGACACATTATTACAG GTGAAGCAAGCGCATCCACAATGTGGGACAACCAAGCCTGGAGCTATCTCTATAACTACCGGGCAGATGGGGAGCCTCCTTTCCTGGCCCAGGACTTCATCCACGCAGTTCAGCCCAATGCTAAAATCATTGTCATGCTCAGAGACCCAGTAGAGAG GTTGTATTCAGACTACCTGTACTTCAACATGGCTAACAAGTCTGTGGAGGACTTTGACCTGAGGGTCTCAGAATCCCTACAGCTGTTTGAGGCTTGTTTAGCAGAAAACTCTGTGCGTTCCTGTGTCTACAACACTAGCCTCTCCAATGCCATGACG GGCCTTTATCTGAGCAGACGGAGGCAGCTCTCACCAAGAGACCCATGTCCAACACACGGAGAGCAGCAGACAGGAGCCTGGGCCCCATGCTGCCCAGCACCAGGGACCTCCTCAGGGAGTTCCACCAGCCATTCAACCACAAACTGGCCATAA